TCAGCAGGTAACTCTTTGAGCTTTTCCAGCCCTCTAACCAGCTTTCTCTCTTGCTCTATCAGCCGCCTATATTCAAGCTGTAAAGGCTCACTGGCATTAAAAATAACCTGTGCACGATAACCATCCATCACCGCTAGTTGTTGGTCGATCTTACTTCTGGGGATATCACCAATCCCCATAACAGCAGTCACCCCGAGCGCATTTGCCAATACCGCCGTATGAGAAAGTGACGAACCTTCCATACAGACGATACCTGCAAGCTTATCTGGCGGAAACTGCGCGATCTCAGTAATACTTAACAGTTTAGAAACTAAAATAACGGGTTCATCAGGCACATCTATAATGTGATGGTGAGCACTCATGCGGGCATAAATGCGAGCACCAATATGTCGTATATCCTCAGCTCTGGCTCGTAGGTATGCGTCATCCATGCGTTCAAACTCTTGCGCATGGCTATCAATCGTCTGCCGCAACGCAGAAGCAGCAGTAAAGCCCTCATGAATCCTCTCTTCTGTCTGCTTTACGATCATGTCGTTGTCTAGCATCATTAAATACACACCAAACAACGCATGTACATCTTGGGGCACACTTGACGCTAACTTGTCTCCACCCGATTGCACCTCAAGCTTTACATCTTCCAGAGCCTCCCGAAAGCGTATAATTTCATCATCTGGGTGTTGGCAACGCTCATCTTTAACCGTTGCCAAGTCATTAAAAGGCGCTAAAAAGTGAACTTTACCTATCGATATACCCGCAGAGCCCTTGATGCCCTGCACTTTAATTTGGTCGTTACTATCTTCGGTGGTTAATGCGGCTAATTTTTCCTGACTTAATACCGTTTTTAACGGGCCTGCTAACTGCGCGGCAATCGTTATGAGAAACGCTTCTTCTTCCGCAGAAAAACAGCGTGTTTCATAGCTTTGAATAACCAGTACGCCAATAACTCTGCGAAAGCTAATAACCGGCACCCCCAAAAAGCCCGCAAAGTGCTCTTCGCCGGTTTCGGGAAAGTAACGGTAGTTAGGGTGTTTGGAGCCATCTTCAAGATTTAACAAGCTTTGGTGTTTACAGATGTAGCCTACCAGACCTTCACCTGTACGCATTCTTACACTGCCAATAGCTTCGCCTGATAACCCTTCAGTCGCCACTAGCACCCAGTCATCCCGCTCTTCATCAGCCAAATAAATACTGCAAACATCAGAATGAGTCGCTTCTTTAACGCGAGTCACAATAAGGTGCAATAATTCATCGGCAGATGATAGTTCGCCGGCTTCTTGAAATATCTTTCTTAGCGCTTGCAGTGGCTCCATACTCTAACTCCTTTGGAGTGATAGATCTTTTCTATCCGCATTCTAGATAATTTGCAAACATTCTCAGTTGTTTACATTATATTATTGATGCGAATAACTCATTCTATGGAAAAAGGTTGCTCTCGTCTTGCATGGCGTCAATTTTATTATCCGTCAATCCACCTAAAATCAATCATAAATATTTAATACAACAGATCAACGGAGACTAGTGTGTCATTAAACGATAATATGCCAGACCAGCGCGGCTACTTTGGAGAGTATGGCGGCCAAATCATTCCTCCTGAACTTCAATCGGTAATGAACGAAATTGACGTCGCCTACGAAGAGATTCGCCAGACTAAAGCATTTCAAGATGAATTAGCAGACCTCTATGCCAAGTACGTTGGTCGCCCAAGCCCTATCTTTCACGCCAAGCGTCTGACCGAAAAGGCAGGCGGTGCGCAAATCTATCTGAAACGTGAAGACTTAAACCATACGGGTGCTCACAAAATCAACCACTGTTTGGGTGAGGCTCTGCTAGCTAAATTTATGGGTAAAACCAAAGTGTTAGCTGAAACTGGAGCCGGTCAACATGGCGTGGCATTAGCAAGCGCCTGCGCACTGGTTGGTATCCCTTGTGAAATACACATGGGCGCTATCGATATCGCAAAAGAACACCCTAATGTCGTAAAAATGAAGATTTTGGGCTGTAAGTTAGTTTCGGTTGATCGTGGGACACAAACCCTCAAAGATGCAGTAGACAGTGCATTTGATGAGTACCTGCTAGACCCGCAGAACTACTTCTATGCCATCGGTTCTGTCGTTGGCCCTCACCCCTTCCCCAAAATGGTTCGAGACTTCCAAAGCATTATAGGTAAAGAAGCCCGACAACAATTCCAACAGCAAAATGGAACCCTACCTGATGTCGTAACCGCTTGTGTGGGAGGTGGTTCAAATGCCATGGGGATGTTCACTGCATTTTTAGATGACGATAGCGTTGAACTGGTGGGTGTTGAGCCTGCGGGTAAAGGTTTGGATACCAATGACCACGCGGCAACAATGACACTGGGCACCAAGGGCGCACTGCATGGCTTTGAGTGCTTAACGCTGCAAGATGAAAACGGCGAGCCTCTGCCCGTTTACTCTATTGCATCGGGTTTAGATTACCCGGGCGTTGGCCCACAGCATTGTCATTTAAAAGATATTAAACGGGTTCGCTACGAGGCGATTGACGATAAAGAGTGCTTGGACGCATTTATTACACTCTCTCGTTGTGAAGGTATTATTCCTGCCTTAGAAAGTGCTCATGCCGTTGCTTACGCTACCAAACTGGCTGCGACACTGCCCGCTGATAAAACAATTCTGGTCAACCTATCAGGGCGTGGGGACAAAGACGCAGATTTCGTTGCCGAGACGTTAGCACTATAAGTCAGTGGCACTGCTTACAAAATCGCTCGCAGTTAAGACACGCGCCTACAAATGAGACAAGTCACATTGTAGGCGCGGCACTTTGGCGCGAGGTCATGTTGATAGCTGCTTTTGTTTAAATCAGCAGATTATTCCGCAGGAAATACAAACTCACTCGCCACAGGGTAGTGATCTGAAAGATCCCAAGTCGTAAAGTGCTCAGGCGCAATACTGCGTGGCACCAACAGTTTATTATGAGAATAAACCGGTGTTTGATGCGCGTTTGAATACAGTACGTAGTCTAGGTATTCGGTGTACTGATCTTCAGCATACACGTTCACGGGGCCGGCATAAGAGTGAGGATACTCTCCTAACGCCATTGGCTCTGTCGCATTCATTAGGTTCAAGAAGTCATAATGCTCTTGAGGAAAGTGAACCTTATCAACATTAAAATCCCCTCCCATTAGTACAGGCTCATTAGCCGGTATGTTTTTGCTATCAATAAACGCTTTTAGTTCAGCTAACTGAGCAAAACGAACCGCTATATCATCGGCAGTTGCGTAGGCATGAGTGTGAGTACCGAACAGGTTATAAATCTTGCCACCCTTATCGATTTTGGCGTAGTTCATCCCTTTAGCCGCTAAACAACCATCTGCACGACACGCATTGTAGACCGCATCATCATGCTCAATAATAGGGTGACGACTTGCGATGAATGAGCCACCGCTTAGGATCTTGCCCACTTTAAAAGGAACTTTTGTTAAGTAAGGGTATTCTGCGCTGATTTTGCTACGAAAGTGCGCTGTTAACGCAGGGTCAAAAAGCTCCTGAAAAACAATAGCGTCGTAACCCTGAACAATCTCTTCAGCAATCGTATCGAGGCGTGCATGAGTATTTTTGCTCTCTATACCCGGCAGTAAAGCCCAGGTATTGTAGGTCAATACTTTAAAGTTGTTGCTTGCGACTTCTGGCGTCTCTTTAACCCAGTTATTGTTGATAACATAGTGAATATCATCACCAGAGGCACGGGCTTTTTCAGATTTAAAAGCCAAGGTCGAGTCTTTACCATCAAAGCTCATAGGTATCTGGTGAATATCACGGTCGTAATACCAAGGGTCGTTTTCTGCAGATAGCCACATTTTACTAAAGGTCATGGTGCCCACTAGCTTTTGAGTGAGTTCAACCGAGCTATTAACGCCTTGCACCGTTGTGGTAAAGAGATACTCTTTTCCCCACTTAATGCCCTTATCTCGGTTATAGCGAAGAAATTTCACTGTTGCCAATGGCGGTACGGTATCAGCAAGCTGCTGCCACTGATTGCCATGAGTGATGTTGTTGTGTCCGCTCTGTACTGTTTTTAGTGATAATGCTTCCATCGTGCTGTTGGTGATGTAAACATAAGATTCAGCCCAGCTGACAGTGGCCATCAGCATACTGAAAACAAACAGGAGTATTCTGCTGCGCATTTGATTTTCCCTTCTGAGTTTATGTCCGAAGACATCATAAATTCGATTTATTATTATTTTAGAACGCAGATGTTGCTATTCGACTTTCACGCTCCAATGTGAACATTCTAAAGACAATATAAGAAGACCTGATAGACAAAACGCGCCACAAATTAGGACGAATTGTGCATTTGTGAACGAGTCGTCAGGTATTCTTCATTTGTTCTCAATTTCACACAATTAAGATAGACTCACCTACTAATTAGTAACCTTTAATTCCTTTGCCACCATTTACGCTAGGCCACTATGACATCTGAAATAAAACAAGCGCCCTCTTTAAGCCGCGATCTATTTCAGATGACATGGCCAATGCTCTTTGGTGTTTTATCGTTAATGAGTTTTCAGCTAGCCGACAGTGCATTTATAGGGCAGTTAGGCGTAGCACCCCTCGCCGCGGTCGGTTTTACAGTGCCGATGTATCAACTCATTATCGGCGTTCAGGTTGGGCTTGGTATTGCCACCACAGCTCTCATTTCGAAAGCTCTAGGGGCCAATCAGACCGATCACGCCAAACAGTTGGGAGGTTTGGTTGTTATCATTGGGGCCGCACTCATTGCGTTGCTCTGTCTGGCACTGTGGTTAGCAAGAGCCTCCATATTGAATATGCTCGGTGGTGAACCTGAATTACTATCGACTCTATCTCTCTACTGGCAACCCTGGCTAGTCAGCGCTTGGATCGGTGCCATGCTTTACTTTGGTTATAGTCTCTGCAGGGCTCACGGCAATACCCTACTGCCTGGGATTACAATGGTCGCGACCAGCTTATTAAATATAGTTCTCGACCCGCTCTATATGTTTGTTTTTGACTGGGGGTTGGTCGGGGCGCCTTATGCAACGGTCACATCGTTTGCGATCGGATGCCTGATTATCTACCCAAAAGTGATTGCTCGACAATGGTTAGGTTTTAAATTCAAAC
This genomic window from Alkalimarinus sediminis contains:
- the ptsP gene encoding phosphoenolpyruvate--protein phosphotransferase — encoded protein: MEPLQALRKIFQEAGELSSADELLHLIVTRVKEATHSDVCSIYLADEERDDWVLVATEGLSGEAIGSVRMRTGEGLVGYICKHQSLLNLEDGSKHPNYRYFPETGEEHFAGFLGVPVISFRRVIGVLVIQSYETRCFSAEEEAFLITIAAQLAGPLKTVLSQEKLAALTTEDSNDQIKVQGIKGSAGISIGKVHFLAPFNDLATVKDERCQHPDDEIIRFREALEDVKLEVQSGGDKLASSVPQDVHALFGVYLMMLDNDMIVKQTEERIHEGFTAASALRQTIDSHAQEFERMDDAYLRARAEDIRHIGARIYARMSAHHHIIDVPDEPVILVSKLLSITEIAQFPPDKLAGIVCMEGSSLSHTAVLANALGVTAVMGIGDIPRSKIDQQLAVMDGYRAQVIFNASEPLQLEYRRLIEQERKLVRGLEKLKELPAETTDHHRINLYANTGLLADISPGLERGAEGVGLYRSEIPFMLHDTFPTEDEQTQVYREVLQAYAPRSVYMRTLDIGGDKALPYFGFTEENPYLGWRGIRFTLDNGSIFLTQIRALLRASIGINNMKIMLPMVSRVEEVDAFRVLLDDALTQLREEGVEVKRPSIGIMIEVPSAMMILEQLAKRVDFISIGSNDLTQYLLAVDRNNPKVSSLYNFLNPAVICSIHRIVRIAHQHRLKVSLCGEMAADPAAVLLLIGMGIDTLSMSAFNLPKIKWVIRTISRTRAETLLTKVLALESEDSIREVLEAELIQAGLAGLIRAGS
- the trpB gene encoding tryptophan synthase subunit beta; translated protein: MPDQRGYFGEYGGQIIPPELQSVMNEIDVAYEEIRQTKAFQDELADLYAKYVGRPSPIFHAKRLTEKAGGAQIYLKREDLNHTGAHKINHCLGEALLAKFMGKTKVLAETGAGQHGVALASACALVGIPCEIHMGAIDIAKEHPNVVKMKILGCKLVSVDRGTQTLKDAVDSAFDEYLLDPQNYFYAIGSVVGPHPFPKMVRDFQSIIGKEARQQFQQQNGTLPDVVTACVGGGSNAMGMFTAFLDDDSVELVGVEPAGKGLDTNDHAATMTLGTKGALHGFECLTLQDENGEPLPVYSIASGLDYPGVGPQHCHLKDIKRVRYEAIDDKECLDAFITLSRCEGIIPALESAHAVAYATKLAATLPADKTILVNLSGRGDKDADFVAETLAL
- a CDS encoding sphingomyelin phosphodiesterase translates to MRSRILLFVFSMLMATVSWAESYVYITNSTMEALSLKTVQSGHNNITHGNQWQQLADTVPPLATVKFLRYNRDKGIKWGKEYLFTTTVQGVNSSVELTQKLVGTMTFSKMWLSAENDPWYYDRDIHQIPMSFDGKDSTLAFKSEKARASGDDIHYVINNNWVKETPEVASNNFKVLTYNTWALLPGIESKNTHARLDTIAEEIVQGYDAIVFQELFDPALTAHFRSKISAEYPYLTKVPFKVGKILSGGSFIASRHPIIEHDDAVYNACRADGCLAAKGMNYAKIDKGGKIYNLFGTHTHAYATADDIAVRFAQLAELKAFIDSKNIPANEPVLMGGDFNVDKVHFPQEHYDFLNLMNATEPMALGEYPHSYAGPVNVYAEDQYTEYLDYVLYSNAHQTPVYSHNKLLVPRSIAPEHFTTWDLSDHYPVASEFVFPAE
- a CDS encoding MATE family efflux transporter — its product is MTSEIKQAPSLSRDLFQMTWPMLFGVLSLMSFQLADSAFIGQLGVAPLAAVGFTVPMYQLIIGVQVGLGIATTALISKALGANQTDHAKQLGGLVVIIGAALIALLCLALWLARASILNMLGGEPELLSTLSLYWQPWLVSAWIGAMLYFGYSLCRAHGNTLLPGITMVATSLLNIVLDPLYMFVFDWGLVGAPYATVTSFAIGCLIIYPKVIARQWLGFKFKPGSISSSIKQLSSITGPAMLSQFMPSLSAMFATALVAAYGTAAVAAWGLGTRLEFFSIVIVLALTMSMPPMIGRFWGAGDLDSIHQLVKLSVKFVLLWQLAVAIIWLLMSDSISHIMTTDLSVSTVLQSYLLKVPLSYGTLGLCMIMVSVCNAMGLPMRALLISCLRLFLCYLPLLWLGSKIDGLDGLMSGAMVGNLTAGLMAWVLYQKGFKQAVKASIS